In Luteitalea sp. TBR-22, one genomic interval encodes:
- a CDS encoding lysylphosphatidylglycerol synthase transmembrane domain-containing protein, which translates to MTRWLGSVWVRGAITVAILAYLMRQVDAGAALGAMVRADPVALLVVAALVLLDRAVMIWRWLLLLRAQGSPITTGTAARIFLVSSFVGSFLPAGVGGDAARAYALGQRTAQRGAAVASVAVDRILGVVAIALMGALGVAVYARTHPDPQVQAVAVASAAAVFVGSGVAVWADRWIRWLPASWHDWTAVRLPLRIADSVAAYREQPRTLVAVFALSVLVQLLRILQAYGLGLGLNLAVPFSYYLVFMPVGLLMLLLPISVSGFGLPQVFMVWLLRPQGVPDELSLALSTLIVLSGLFGNLPGAWLYLRNR; encoded by the coding sequence ATGACGCGCTGGCTCGGCTCGGTGTGGGTGCGGGGCGCCATCACCGTCGCCATCCTCGCCTACCTGATGCGCCAGGTGGATGCCGGGGCCGCCCTCGGTGCGATGGTGCGCGCCGACCCCGTCGCGCTGCTCGTCGTGGCCGCCCTCGTGCTTCTGGACCGCGCGGTGATGATCTGGCGCTGGCTGCTGCTCCTGCGCGCCCAGGGCAGCCCCATCACGACGGGCACGGCGGCACGGATCTTCCTGGTCAGTTCATTCGTCGGCAGCTTCCTGCCCGCCGGGGTCGGGGGCGACGCGGCCCGAGCCTACGCGCTCGGGCAGCGCACCGCCCAGCGCGGCGCGGCGGTCGCCTCGGTCGCGGTGGATCGGATCCTGGGCGTGGTCGCCATCGCGCTGATGGGTGCACTCGGCGTGGCGGTGTACGCACGGACCCACCCCGATCCCCAGGTGCAGGCGGTCGCCGTGGCGAGCGCCGCCGCGGTGTTCGTGGGCTCCGGCGTCGCCGTATGGGCCGACCGATGGATCCGCTGGCTGCCCGCCTCCTGGCACGACTGGACCGCGGTCCGGCTGCCGCTCCGCATCGCCGACAGCGTCGCGGCCTATCGGGAGCAACCCCGCACCCTGGTCGCCGTCTTCGCGCTGTCGGTGCTGGTCCAACTGCTTCGTATCCTGCAGGCCTACGGGCTGGGCCTCGGCCTGAACCTTGCCGTGCCCTTCAGCTACTACCTCGTCTTCATGCCGGTGGGCCTGCTGATGCTGCTGCTGCCCATCTCGGTGAGCGGCTTCGGCCTGCCCCAGGTGTTCATGGTGTGGCTGCTCAGGCCGCAGGGTGTGCCCGACGAACTGTCCCTGGCCCTGTCGACCCTCATCGTGCTGTCGGGCCTGTTCGGCAACCTGCCGGGAGCGTGGCTCTACCTGAGGAACAGGTAA
- a CDS encoding bifunctional 2-polyprenyl-6-hydroxyphenol methylase/3-demethylubiquinol 3-O-methyltransferase UbiG yields MAEDTFYKSFSEKELTGFGAARRSRIERTRLGLLHQAVQPPGRFVEIGPGHGTLGELARAAGWDYTAIEASDLLIDVLTKKGFKVVKAFTPPIPGEDASLDVVYADQVMEHMPGIDAARAFTADALRLLKPGGVFFVVVPDYLKERTFFWDVDYTHNFVTTERRMKQLFNDGGFVVERVVRSIGVATGLRRDALAAAAVLANVPGLNTLSRWTGTEDLLFKVRKNLFETLTFVARKPRA; encoded by the coding sequence GTGGCCGAGGACACGTTCTACAAGTCGTTTTCCGAGAAGGAACTCACGGGGTTCGGCGCGGCGCGCCGGAGCCGCATCGAACGGACGCGCCTGGGTCTCCTCCATCAGGCGGTCCAGCCCCCGGGGCGGTTCGTCGAGATTGGCCCGGGCCATGGCACGCTCGGGGAACTCGCCCGTGCCGCGGGATGGGACTACACGGCGATCGAGGCGAGCGACCTGCTGATCGACGTCCTCACGAAGAAGGGCTTCAAGGTCGTGAAGGCCTTCACGCCGCCCATCCCGGGCGAGGATGCCTCGCTCGACGTCGTGTACGCCGACCAGGTGATGGAACACATGCCGGGCATCGACGCGGCCCGGGCCTTCACCGCCGACGCGCTTCGCCTGCTCAAGCCCGGCGGCGTCTTCTTCGTGGTGGTGCCCGACTACCTGAAGGAGCGCACGTTCTTCTGGGACGTCGACTACACGCACAACTTCGTGACCACCGAACGCCGGATGAAGCAGCTGTTCAACGACGGCGGCTTCGTGGTCGAGCGGGTGGTGCGGAGCATCGGCGTGGCCACGGGCCTGCGGCGCGACGCGCTGGCCGCCGCGGCCGTGTTGGCCAACGTCCCCGGGCTGAACACGCTGTCGCGCTGGACCGGCACCGAGGACCTGCTGTTCAAGGTGCGCAAGAACCTGTTCGAGACGCTGACGTTCGTGGCACGCAAGCCCCGCGCATGA